AAAGGAAGAGGTCATCGGCGGAACAACGCACATCAATGCTGAGGAAGATGCGTTGGTTGCCAAGGTCGGTCATGGCGAATTCGGCAAGATGCGTGGTGATGGAGTGCAGAAGTGCCAACGATGAAGCCGTCAAGATGATGTCGTCAATGTATAGGATGATGTAGGCGAAGTCAGCGCTGGTCTTTAGGACGAAAAGTGAGGTGTCAGAGACAGAGGCGATGAAGCCCATGGTGCGGATATGCGAGGCGAATCGCTGGTACCACGCACAGGGGGGCTTGCTTCAATCTGTATAAAGACTTGAGAAGCCGACAGACATGGTCCAAGCGAGCAGCATCCACGAAACCAGCAGGCTGCTGGCAATAGATGATCTCATCCAGCGTGCCATGGAGGAACGCGTTCTTTATGTCTAGCTGATGAATGGGCCAAGAACGCGAGACAGCAATACTCAAAATAGCATGAATGGTGGCGGGCTTCACAACCGGGCTGAAAGTCTCGTCGAAGTCGATGCCCGAGCGTTGTGAATAACCACGCACCACCCAACGTGCCTTGTACCAAGCCAAAGAGCAGTCAGAGTGGAATTTGTGCTTGTAGATCCACTTGCCAGAGACAATGTTGGCCTTGGGTGGCTGGGGCACCAGAACCCATGTGCGGTTATAGAGGAGGGCTTGGAACTCGTTCGTCATAGCTTGGCACCAATTGGGATCAGCAAGAGCAGCCCTGTAGTTCACCGAAAGTGGTGTCACCGCCATGTGGCTTGTGGAGAGATTGAGCCGATCCACCAGCTTGACAATGCCGACTTTGGGTCGCATAATCATAGGGTGACCAGCTGGAGAATGCACAGAGAGAGGCGATGCTGCTGAGGCAGCAGTAACATCTGTGGTCGCGTGTGGCGCAACAGCCGTCAGACGCGTTGTGGCATCATCCGCCGATCTGGCAGCCACATCCGTGGCCGCACATGGCGCGATGGTAGCGTCGGCCGACCTGGTTGATTGACCAGGGAAGACAACAGGTGACTCCGCTGCCCCTGGTGGCACTGGAGCATCCGACATCCAATTCGCTGgtgacaccggaccatccggtgcccaTCGCTCTAGCGGCACAAGACTATCCAAAACTTGGGCGAGTATGCACGTAGCCAAAGCAGAGAGCGAGTCATGTGGTGATGTCGAAGAAGCCCGAACGGGTGTCCCAGGAAACGTGGCCATGCGTGGTGTGAAAGCAACGGTGTCGGTCGGTGAAGTCGTGGTCTGCTGTGCGACTGGGGCTAGGCGCGATCCGGATGACCGAGGCAAGGGGAACTCCGAGAGGAGCCCACGGTGGACATAGGCATGCTGGGCTGAGTAGTGATGCAAGCTAGTGTGTCAAGGAGCCGATAGGAACCTGCACATGTATAAACCATGGGTGCCTGGGCAGCTGGGTTAGTGTGAAGAGATGGATCAACAAGAAAGTCAAGAGATGCCAGAGAAAGAGGTGGGGAGGCAGCTGCAAAGGGAAAGGTGGACTCATCGAAGATGACATGACGAGAAGTGATAATGCGACGCGTGGATGGGTCATAATAGCGATACCCTTTTGTGGTCGAGTGGGTAACCGAGGAAGACACAAGCTACCGAGCGTGGAGCAAGCTTATGAGTGACGGTGGAGGCAGTGTTTGGAAAACAAAGACAACCAAACACTCGAAGATGGCTTAGGTTGGGAGGGTGGCCAAATAGTTGCGAGAAGGGAGTATCGAACtgtagggtagctgttggacgCCGGTTAAGGATGTGTGTGGCGGCAGTGAGGGCCTTGGCGCAGAAAGCATGTGGCATTTGTGCTTGGAATAGCAGGGTGCGGACAACATCATTGGTGGTATGGATGGCTCGTTCAACTTTGCCGTTTTGTTGTGAGGTGTACGGGCACGAGAGCCGAAGGAAGATGCCATGTGACCAAAAAAAGGAGAGGTTGACCAAGTTGACAAACTCGTGACCATTGTCAGCCTGAAAGCACCGAACATGTAGGTTAAAATGTGTGCGCACATAGGCAAAGAAAGCGAGGaacaactcatgaacatcatatTTGCGATGCAAAGGAAAAGTCCAAAAATAGTGGGAGAAATCATCAACCAAAATGAGATAGTATTTATAACCAGAAATTGCTAAGAACTGGTGATGTCCATAGATCGCAATGATGAAGAGATGACATGACATCTCGACCAGGATGACCGAGGCGGCGGTGCCATACGTCAAAGGAGGGAGCTGCAGATAGGAGGGCGACGGAGGTGGTTGGAGTGGTGGCACTGAAAGTGTAGTGGTCACCATCACTTTTGCAGTGTAGAATCGTTGTCCTGGTACGTAGATCCTTGATGAAAAACTAAAGGGGTCAAATTCAATAGAGCAAGAGTTATCTCTAGAGAATTGACGCACAGAAATTAGGTTTTTAATTAAGGATGGAACTTTGAGGATGTTGTTGAGATgttggatgaagaaaatgagAGAGGCACGTGCCCCGTGCGGGAAATGGGAATAGAGTTACCATTTCCCATAGTAACAAACAGGGGGGATGCGCAAGAAGTTGAAGTTTGGAGGATACCATCATCGAATGCCATGTGGGAAGTGGCGCCGGTGTCCATCACCTAGTTGTTTTGCGATGGAGTTTGCATGGCGTTGAGAGCAGCGATGAGGGAGGCTTGATCCCACAGTTGCCCTTGTGGTCCCTGGCTATTAGCGGAAAGCTGGACTGGGGCCAACGTGATGGTGTATGCCTGGGCAGATGCTGGTGCCGGATGGGGGACCAGGATGCCGATGCCAGCAGTCGAGCAGCCCTAGGCAGACCACGCGTGGCAAGGAGGAGCCATCAGGAATGGACCCCATGGGGTCATACAGACTCAAGGGCCAGTGGGAGGTGTTATGGAGGTAGGCGTCGCGACACAGATAGGATTGGAGGAGGAGCTGGCTGAGCCACCGCCTTTGCCCTAGCGATGCTTGTCACGCCCGCGCCTAGAGTTGGAGGATGAGGCACGGACAGCAGAGCCACAGGGCGATCCTCCGGCACGCGGAGTCACAGAGAGTAGGGTCGTCGCAGATGAGGGCTCTGTGCTCGGCGGGGCAGCGATCTTGTGAAGGAGAAGCATGTCCCATGCCTTGGCAAAGGACGGGAGGGAATCCTGGAAGGAGATGATGTCGGCAGCATTCTTCAAGCGGGGGCTCAGACTACGGAGCACGTTGAGAACAAGCTCATTGTCCTGAATGACACAGCCGACGTCACAGAGGGCATCGACAGTGGTCTTGAGACGGTGGAAGTACTCCATGATGGAGGAGTCACCCTACACCAAGGAGTGGAATTGTTGGCGTAGGTAGATGGCGCAGGTATTGTCATTGGCGGTGAAGAGGGCGCCGACGCGAAGCCAGAACTCCTGGGTCGTCTGATTTGGCTCAATGGTGGCGTCGACGACATCATCGATGATGGAGCCGTAGAGCCAGGTGCACACGCACATGTCAGCCTGGATCCACGAGGCATCATCAAGACACGCAGGGACAGTGCCATCAATGTGGCGAGAAGACCGAACTTCCCGTAGGTTGCCTGGAAGTACATCGACCACTTCGTGTAGTTGGCAGCCTTGAAGCTGAGGATGACTAACACATGTGTCTTGATGGAGGCGACATTGATGGACGAAGAGATGGAGATGGCGAGGGTCGATGCGTTTGTGAGGGCGCCGGAGGTGCCGGAGCCGATCGCTGGCAAGGTGCCATCACTAAGCGTAGGCAGGGTGCCATTGTCGCTCATGTTGTGGAGGTGAATGTGGCCGGTGGTGAACGAGGTGTAGCAGCGCTAGGGTGAACAAACGGGAAAGAAAAGCAGCGGAAGGAATGTGGATCAAAACGATCCctgataccatgaaagagaGGAGATTTAGGGGAAGCACTGCCTACCAATCGTGGCGACCTCCAGATTTATATTTATAGCCATGTACTAGGGTTACAAGGGATGGAAATCCCGATATATATGGAAAGAGATAAGGCCGGGAAGGAAATCCCGATATACATGGAAAATGGTAAGGCTGGGATCAGCCCGAGACTTATCTCCAAATATATGCACGTTAACAACTTATATGATTTTTATCTATATAGATTGTATAGGTAGGTTGAGAGTAAGTAGATTAAGTGAcatcatatttgttaaaaagaagagtgtttgattGGTCATATCTGTCTATACAGACTAAGTtaagtttttatttggttgatcgaaTCAGAGCTTGTATGAGCGAATGTAAGGGTTGAGACTATGATTGGTTACTCGCATCAAAATGACTTTGTGACTGGTTGCTGTTGAGCTTCCCTCTCGAGCCAGACTACAAGCGTACATTTGCTTTCGTCGAGCTAGGCTGAAAACCTAAAATAGTGCAAGGGGACaatcaaacatatttttctCTAAGATTATACATATTTGTCAGACCAGATTACTCGTATACGAATAACCACTCACACCCTAAGTGAATGGACCTAAGGTTAGCATTGCAATGGCTACTTGCATCCACATAGGCTAGGATAGTGTTCTATTCCTTTATTGAAACAACACTGTTGGCATTATTGCTAGCAGATATATGTGAATAAATGGTGCAGTAGGCTCAGAATAGGTTGGTAAAAAGTGTGTGATTTGATTTAGGTCTCAAAGCATTTCCAATTGACTCTTTAAATCTCACTCTCTATATCTTATATAGAGAGCATTCCTAAAATATTCTTTCTCTATTTCTCTACGCATTCCAACCGACTTCCTAAATCTCGCTCCTTAAATTCTAATCACCTATATTCTATtagtatcctataaataaaaaaaatatttgcaacgtCTATATTTCAAATggctatattttataaatatttgaattcaaagaagaatatcatatgaaataataaaaatacatataaatagagcattataaaagaacttattttttcaccatataacctagggctgaaaataattttaaaaatatcatctagttatataaaaagaatattactgaattttcccaggtttttagaaatttatttcaggccctaaaaattgttagaaattataaaaatattcttttttggataattttagttttaattctacACAGGTTTTatggatgaatctaattaaaatgagtttcAAATAAATTATAGAACATGTACAAAACATTCTaagatttttagagaaacatAAGATCATTGTTTTAAATAGAAGAGATGGGAAGGGGAAATTGAAAACCACGTGTCCTCTCGTGCTCCCCAACTGTGGCAAGTGAACTGTGCCAGATAGCGAGTGCCAAAATAGTGAGGCCCAAATGGAGTGCCGGTTGTAGCCGGATTTTTTGCCGACTCCCTCACTACGAGGGGAATACGGTTTTCCGGTGAAAAAATTCATCACCAAAGTGTAATTTTTCGTAACAAATCAGTGTTTGTGGCAATCTTTTCATTCTTCACTAGTCTCCACCAATACTCAAGTCACAAGTAATATAGTGATGATTTTTTATTCCCCACAAATGACTATGCTTATTAGGGATAAATTTACTTATCACTATTGGCATGCctatttgtgatgatttttatgGTCACAAAAATGTGTAAATTAGTAACAGAAAATTATGATTATTTATATTACTCGTAGTGAAGATAAAAGTCCATACAGTTTGAAAGTATTTATGACAACTTAATCATCACAATTTTATTTGTAATAGTGACCATAGATATAGTCACTAGAGAGTCAATATTAATGACCAAAGCTTTATCACTAAATGAGCTTATTGTGTCGATGTTTCTACTCACTATTTTAATTATAATTGTGACAATTGAACCGTCACACTTGTATTTTACAAAAGTGGCATCATTGTCATCACAAATTGTAAGGAACGGTTGTACGAAAATGGTCatattaggttataattgtgattttgtgattaatgataatataataattgagactaatatgtttatcaagaatatatgttagtaggtcttatagatgtAATGCATCAAGAAGCCACAGCAGacaggataaagtttgattgaattggagaagtcttagGAAAATTAACATCACCAGAAGATCCAGTTTaaaggagtttgcactcaccagagcttTGTGTTCAGAGACTATTAGCCTCACCGAAAAGTCTGGTACTCTGTGtattgaactcactggagtatttctgacaaagagTAGAAGACTGAGGACCttatcggatagtctggtgatttgTACTGGATAGCACTGaagtatttcttacagagaagaatgcaagtgcaaagactaaagatcaacccaccagaagATCCGATGCTTGGTTTATGCtcaccggattatagcaccggagcatttcttgcagaggcgagtTCAAATGTTgatgaatgaagaacaacccactggaaggtccggtgcttggtttctGCTCACCGGATTATAACACCAACGCATTTCTTGCACACAACTGCAAATATTGCAGAATAAAGAACAaatcaccggaaggtccggtgctctgaagatcaatgtACCAgaacattttacacagagaagaagtggcacggtctggctcaagataactcaccagaagatccggtgatggatttgtaGGCACATCAgaatgtctggtgttcacagagatagtgagtggagtttcaacggctagtttttgagtttgtactaACTAGCTGATTCggtattagtactactattctcaccggatcatccagtgttaatagcttttctgagttgttgggaaaatagctagttagcggatttgaggctataaataccccttcactcagtcatttggcATGTGGCAtactgctagagtctagaggaagctcatatacacttgagaagacatcgaagccaccaaagtgcttaaagtgatcatccaaggcaattaagcacaagattagagagtgtttagtgtttatagacctagagtgagttgtagctaggtgctgcagcttgaagaagggatcaaggagtgatcctaggttgtaccaagtggtacgttggtgccttggagtcttggtgactcgtcagcaTCTTGGGTCCTGGTGGCTCaaccttgttgaccctccaacttaatgtggagcggtggcaagacacgtgtacggggatacggagaccctttccttggtggctcaaactccgaagtgatcacagggcaagtgaccggaagagaggctaatggtgagaccttgccttagtggcttagtggctcatcatgctttagaccttatcttggtgacttggttgctcaagagccgtgaccggaagagacttgccgacCGGGATcttattctttgtggagctctaacgtggattggggatggcattcatgccatcgataccatgagataaaaatctattgtgccgagtttgtctctctaccttatttttattttcgcatttacatacttgcaatttatcttactagagtaagttgtaattatcttgagcagtagagtagacacactagataaacatagagtatatttagatagaaattaagatagatttatcttgtaaagtttttagagaCAATTTGGTTTATGTttataagtgtcctaattcaccctcctcttagaacatcattattcctcacaattggtattagagcctcatgctcttggtaggcttaacatcctagagttgtgacgtctgggtttaggatggatacccatagcgctccaCTTTTCGATAGCATAAATTTCTctcgttgaaaaattctaatgtcttattttttgcaagccaaaggtctagatgtttggaaaGTCATCGAATAAGGGATGAGACCCTACATCACCAACAagaagaggcaattagatgcattagcgaagagtatcattgtatcatctttaaatattgatgtatttaatcgtgtttattctctcaccaatacacatgatatttgaaatggtctcattgaaatacataaaggcacaaaggatgtgcacaatgagaaatatcatgtgcatgttactaagctcaatagcatcaaacaatttacccatgaaagtgctaataacatgtactcatgtttaaatattcttgtcaatgaggtaaataggttaggtttgatgccaattgacgATGATAAAGTGATGAGAAGAGTACTTGAAGCTCTTattctaaagtacaagttgatagtctttaTCATTTacaacaacaacgacatcaaaaagttgactccaagtcaaatgctcggcaagatcactgtCCATAAAATAACCATAAACATAGGgttgaagcttcttcctcatttgATGCCAACAACCTTGCTcttacaagcaagcaagcactaTGTCCAcatatgaaggcgaagatgagagggcaagagtaagagtcaagctcaagcgaagatgatagagatgaagatgaaaagatcaataaagatgatgagcaaagcgcatcaagtga
The nucleotide sequence above comes from Phragmites australis chromosome 4, lpPhrAust1.1, whole genome shotgun sequence. Encoded proteins:
- the LOC133914842 gene encoding uncharacterized protein LOC133914842 — its product is MSDNGTLPTLSDGTLPAIGSGTSGALTNASTLAISISSSINVASIKTHVLVILSFKAANYTKWSMYFQADMCVCTWLYGSIIDDVVDATIEPNQTTQEFWLRVGALFTANDNTCAIYLRQQFHSLV